Sequence from the Bubalus kerabau isolate K-KA32 ecotype Philippines breed swamp buffalo chromosome 17, PCC_UOA_SB_1v2, whole genome shotgun sequence genome:
aaaaccagcttgaacatctggaagttcacggttcatgtattgctgaagcctggcttggagaattttgagcattattttactagcgtgtgctgctgctgctgctgctaagtcgcttcaggcatgtccgactctgtgcgaccccatagacggtagcccaccaggcttcctggtccctgggattctccaggcaataacaaaggagtgggttgccattgccttctccaatgcatgaaagtgaaaagtgaaagtgaagtcgctcagttatgtccgactctgtgcgaccccatggactgcagcctaccaggctcctccgcccatgagattttccaggcaagagtactggagtggttgccattgccttctccactagcatgtgagatgagtgcaactgtgcggtagtttgagcattctttggcattgcctttctttgggactgagtTGGGACGTACAATTTGAAAACACAGGTGAAGTGAGATTGGgctctggttgctgctgctaagtcgcttcagtcatgtccaactctgtgcgaccccatagacggcagcccaccaggctcccccgtccctgggattctccaggcaaggacactggagtggattgccatttccttctccaatgcatgaaagtgaaaagtgaaagtgaagtcgctcagtcgtgtctgacttttagcaaccccatggactgcagcctaccaggctcctctgtccatgggattttccaggcaagagtactggagtggggtgccactgccttctccaggctctGGTTAGGACTCAAGTTATTATGTGAGAGCTGCTGTTATTAACATGGGTCTAGGTGCTGCCTTCATGATGGTCATTGTTTCTGCATCTTACCTGTCTTTTCTTGCTTCTGGCCTCTGCTCCTCTAGATCAAGCCATATGATTGTAAAGCTTGTGGGGAAAGGTGTGTGACTGGACCCTGGAGTTGGTAGTGAAGGGAGGGACGGATCCAAAGTGAGTGTGTCTTTGATCTGTTGGACTCGGGGACAGTGGCTGTCCCTGAGATGGCAACATGGGCAGAAAAGCAGCCTTGTCGAGAGAGTGAGGGCAGCCTGGGACATCACAGGGAAGTGTCTGGGAGGCTACAGGACAGCCAAGTCTGGAGGTCAGGAGAAAGACTGAGGCTGGAAGGAGATGTGTGTGTCACTACCATAACTGTAGAAGGTGGACTAGGGAGGTGAGATAGAGGAGTCTGGGCAAGCAAGAGTCTGTGGCGGAGACCTTGATGGGAAAAGAGGAATTCCCTGCtggtctagtggtaaagagtccccctgccaatgcaggggacacaagttcaagccctggtccaggaatattccacatgctgcagggcaactaagcccatgcaccacaactactgaagcccgtgtgccctagagtccatgctctgcactagagaatagcccctgctcaccgcaactagagaaagctctctCGTAGAGAAAGCAACCAAGAGTCAGTGCaaccataaagaaagaaagaaataaattagATGGGAGAGGCTGGTGCTGAATCGGGGCAGGGtccctggggaggagggaagggattgGTTGGAGAGACATTTTAGGAGGCCAGTGGAAGGCCATGGTGACTGACAGGCTGTGGAGGGAAACAGAGAAAAGCCCAGGACAAGGCTTAGGTCTCTTTAGTGACTCGGGACCACAGGCCTCACTGAGACAGAGACCCAGGAGGAGGAGCACAGTTGGGGGGGAAGATACTGAGAGCACACTGAGACACAGTGAGTGAGCCCTGCCGGGGGACATCCAGGGGCAGGCATTCCAGGGGGCTGCTGGTCACCTGGTCCGGAGCTCAAGAGTTAGGGGTAGAATCTGGAGCTTCtcattttcccctttcccttcttgTCCTTTACAAAGGCTCCAACTACTATGTGCGCATCCTGAGCACCATTGACCGGGAGCTGCTCAAGCCCAACGCCTCGGTGGCCCTCCACAAGCACAGCAACGCCCTGGTGGACGTGCTGCCCCCCGAGGCCGACAGCAGCATCATGATGCTCACCTCAGGTGAGGGGGAGCCCAGGGCCAGGGAGgcctgaagggaccctgcgggcCAGGCTGGGAGCCCCAGCTCTGCTCTCCCACCAGATCAGAAGCCAGACGTGATGTATGCGGACATTGGGGGCATGGACATCCAGAAGCAGGAGGTGCGGGAGGCCGTGGAGCTCCCACTTACACACTTCGAGCTCTACAAGCAGGTAAGGAGCCAGATCTGGCAGGGGAGGGAGAGGCCGGGTCCACCGGGTCTCCAGCTGGTGATGGACTCCCTGGCTCATCCTTCTGTCCACCTCTGGGCTTCAGATCGGCATCGACCCACCCCGAGGCGTCCTCATGTACGGCCCACCTGGCTGCGGGAAGACCATGCTGGCAAAGGCTGTGGCTCATCACACGACAGGTGAGCCACTTGGCCCCTCCCCCAAGCTCTGGTCTTCTGGGCTTTTCCGACCTTGCCCTCAGCTCTCTCATCCTCCCCAGGAAGTAGCGTGGCATGGCGATTAAGAATGTGGGCTCTGGGGTCAAAGCCCCAGTGTGTGTCTTACTGAGTGGCAATGCCATCCTGGGGAGGTGACTTTACTCtcgtgcctcagcttcctcatctaatAAAACATTCATTTCATAGTATGATTGTGGAGAGaattaatgaaataatgacatcGTTTTCCTTTGGTGGGTCATGGCCTGTTTGTAATTATGAATTCAAATTCATGGGTTCTaaccagcattttaaaaagtaaaacagaacagaaaacaacAGAGTTCACCCCACATACTAAGAGCTCATATTGTTTGTGCAACTTAATGCACAcaaatatgcatacacatatctGCTGTGGTTGTACAAATATATTTCTTGTAAATTTCAAAGATGTCTGAAAGTCACTGTATTACTGTTTGTAAAAAGCCTAAAAACAGGACTCTTAAAATCTTAATATACTAAGCCAGGGAGCAGTAGAGAGTAGTGGGTAAGCACTGGGTCAGGCCGCCTGGATTTTTGAAATATGGACCTCTTACAACTTCTTATGTAAGGCTGTACTACTTATGTAAGTTAGTTTATGTAACTTCTTGGCAAGTTAGCCTCTATGTGACTCCATTTCCTAATTTTCTGGATTATTCAGAGGATTAAACCAATATAAAGCTTCTAAAACTGTACCTTGGCACATAGCAAGTATAGTAAATATTAGCCATTGTAGTGATCATTCATTGGTTTAGCAGCTCATTGAACTTCTGCAGTCCCCGGTGCTGGGATAGAGTGATGAGCCAgacacgtcccctgcattggagagTTTCCCAGTTTGgctgaggaaaaaaggaaaataaacacttCGTcactcagtatttattgagcacctgatACATAACAAGCTGTGTCCTAGGTGCAGAAGACATGGCTGTGAAGAGAACAAAGTCTCCATACCTCATAGAGGTGATGTCTTAGTTGAGGAAGTACttgaacagatgaatgaataggtCATATGTCACATGGTGCTAAATGCCTGAAGAGAATAATTAAGAGGCAGGGAGATAGGGAAAAACAGGGGCTGTAGCTTTATGTGCCAGGACTGGAGGTGGTCAGAGAAGACTTTTCTGAGGTGACATTTATGTAAAGACCTAGAATACGCTTTTGAGAGATTGAGTCACGTGAACTTCTGGGGGCGGAGTGTGTCAGGCTGAGGGACTTCGCTGGTGCAAAGGCCTTGAGGCAGGTACGTGCTTAATGTCCCAGAACAGTGAGGAGGCCCCTATAGTTGAAGCCGCGTGAGCAAGGGGTCATGGTAGGAAGTGAGCCTGGGTGGGGACAGCCTACAGAGTAGCAGATGCCTCAGGAAAGCAAGGAAGGTAGTGGGATAGCCTCCAGGAGGGTTGTCAATCCATTCTGCATAGGCCTCTCAGAGAGGGGTCCCAGAAGAGAGGTGTGAGGAGTCTGCCAGGCACTCAGTAAGCAGAGGGAATAGCATTTGTGAAGACCAGGGGGTGGGAAAGAACTTACCTAGGGAGTCACGAGTAGTGGTGAGTAGACCGTGACTAAACTCTGTGGGGGCAGGGAACTGGTGATTCTGTCCTTTTGTGTTTCCAGTGCCCGCCCAGTAGCCGAACTGTGGTAGGTGCTCAGAGAATGACTGAAGGAGGGGCTGTGGGACCAGAAGATGAGGCTGAAGAGGTCAGAAAGGGCATGAATATAAATCATCTTAGTGCTAATATAAGAAGGTTTGGCTGTTGTCCTGAGAGCAAGGTGGTTGTAGACAGGCCGAGTTCAATAGAAATACGGCCCTGAAACAATAGAGGCTTGAACTCTGAGGGTTCACTTGTACCCAGATTTTTTCACACGATGCATGGTTGGATGAATAGATGCAAAACTGCAGATACGGAGGGCCAGCTATAAAGTTATACACAGATTTTCTACTACACAGAGGGTCGGCGCCCCTAAaccctgtgttgttcaagagtcagtTGTAGAATGCAagctatatatataatttaaaattttaagtactcATTATTTTAAACACGTTAAACAGGTGAACTTAgtctaaaatatatttcttattgaaTTGGTATattcaaaatgttattttaacaTGCAGCAGATATGAAATTTGagttttttctataattttttcattgtagtaaaatatatgtaatgtaaaatgtattattttagccACTTTGTGAGTGTACAGTTTACAAGTGACATCAAGTGCATTCACGGTCCTGTGCAGTCACCACCACTATCCACTTCCAGAACTTGTTCATCATCCCAAACTGTAACTCTGTACTCATTAAACAATAATTCCCTATTTCTCCCTTCCCACCATCCCTGATAACCCTCTATTCTACTTTCAGTCTctgaatttgcctgttctgggcACCTCATATATGTGGATGAGTCatacggtatttatctttttgtgactgcctgctttcacttagcataatgtcttcagggCTCACCCATGTTGGAATGTGTCAGAACTTACTTCCTTTTAAGGGCCAAatcatattccactgtatgtataaagcatattttatctgtttgttcatttgttgatggccatttattgagatgttttactttttttggtaCTGTCTTTTGAAGTCTGGTATGTATTTCACACTTAGAGTACATCTCATTTTGTTTGGACCAACCACATTTCATTTGCTCAGTAGCCACTTGTGGCCAGTAGCCACCATATTAGAGAAGGACAGGGCTACATGCTGCACAGCTCCTAGTTTATGACCAGGTCTACATAGTGGATTCTGTGTCTACTTTCTCTGTGGTACCTGGAAGGAATGTCCTGAAAGTTGCTCCGTGCAACACAACACCACATCCAGACACTAACAAACAAGTTAAACTCTAAGAAAAGATAGAAAGGAGAGGCAGGCCCAGAACAAACCTGTTGTCAACCCCATTGCCACCTGTTATGTCAGAATTATGTGCTTCTGGTTCCTGACTCTCGCATGATATTCAAAGGTGGGTCCTTTGAGCAAATGGAACTGACCTCTTGGTGAGGCAACATGATGCCTTAAGTGTATGAAAAGCCTGTTTTCTTGGTGGTTTTTTAAGCACTctgaaaatcctttttttttttttaaatatacattggaTTCCATTAATGTCTCTAGCTCTATTTTATAGGCATGTTGGAGTacagacacattttttaaaatatcctgatttttaaatgttgggcCAAAAAATGGCACATCCATAGGCAGGAGTCACGATCTGGCCTGCTGGGTCTCTGAGGGGTAGCTAGTCCTCCTGACTGGATCTAGGACCCTGCCCAGGTCATGAGAGAATGACCTGACCACTTGGAGTGGCCATCCAAAGAAATGGATGTCCTCAAGGAATGCTCAGTTTCAGTTAAAGTAGTACGGGGCCCTGCAGGCAGGAGTCCCATTCTCGTCTGACCCCTGTCATCCTGCCATCAGCTGCATTCATCCGCGTCGTGGGCTCAGAGTTCGTACAGAAGTACCTGGGCGAGGGCCCTCGCATGGTCCGGGACGTGTTCCGCCTGGCCAAGGAGAACGCACCTGCCATCATCTTCATAGATGAGATTGATGCCATCGCCACCAAGAGATTTGATGCCCAGACAGGGGGTGAGTGATACCCACACAGGGCCTGGGGTCTTGGGCAGCCTTGCCTATGGGATGCCGTGGGCTGACCATGTTACATACTCTCCAGCTGACAGGGAGGTTCAGAGAATCCTGCTGGAGCTACTGAATCAAATGGATGGATTTGACCAGAACGTCAACGTCAAGGTTTGGGATTCAGGATGGGCAGGGGAGGTGTGGTGTGGGAATCAGGGAAAGATGGAGGCTGGCCTATGAGGGGACAGCTATTGCAGTGGGAGGGAGAGTATAGAAGGGACAGAGGTCTGAGCTGGCCTGTCCCCGATGCCAGGTGATCATGGCCACAAACAGAGCAGACACCCTGGATCCTGCCCTGCTGCGGCCGGGACGCCTTGACCGTAAAATTGAATTTCCACTCCCTGACCGCCGTCAGAAGAGACTGATTTTCTCTACTATCACCAGCAAGATGAATCTCTCTGAGGAGGTTGACTTGGAAGATTGTATCCTCCTCTAGAAGCAAGGGGAGGTCACCGTTGGGAAGGGGGGTTGTATCTCCACCTctgccatcaccaccacccaGATTGAGCAGGTGGGAGACCAAGGTTTGGGGAAGGGGCTGATAACAAAGACAGCCCACAAACAACTTCTGGCTCTGGGCAACTTCTGGCTCTGGGCGTTAACCCTGTCATGCAGGGATTGGTTTCCTTAACACATCTGCCACAGATGTGGCTAGACCAGATAAGATTTCAGGAGCTGATATCAACTCCATCTGTCAGGAGGTGAGTGATGGTTTCTGTCTAGATTGGGCAGGGGTATGTGTGAAGACCCTTCCTCTTGAAACCACTCTGCTGCAGTCCTTCTGTCCCTCATTGCCACCCTGGGTCTTGGGCTGCGTCTGTGTCTTCCTGTACCATCACCGGAGGCGGGGAGTGCAAGGAGTAGGTTTTAACTCATATCCCTTGACAGAGCGGGATGTTGGCTGTCCGAGAGAATCGCTACATTGTTTTGGCCAAGGACTTCGAGAAAGCGTACAAGACAGTCATCAAGAAGGACGAACAGGAGCATGAATTTTACAAATGACCCCTCTACCCAAACCACAGGGGCTGGGGGCTTCTCTCACCTCCCCAGCCTCTTTCCCCAAACCTAGTTCTCTTTCCTCTTTACCCAGGATTGatttattcattaaacaaatatgaCTGAATGTGTTTAATTTCTCCTTACAAGTTTAACTCCTTTGGAGAAGCTGGGCCTTGAATAGGATCCTCTGTGCCCCTCCTGCTCTCCTGACAGATACGCAGTTGAGGTACGTGGCCTGGGTTACAGCTTGAGAGAGAAGTAAAGAATTCACATTAAATTTCTTCAGAAATTTGGGGAAAAGGATGGAAAATGAACAGCCCATGACTATAAAATAAAGCCTCTATAATCTCCTCACCCACATTTCCTACAGGTAGAAGACCATTCAAGTTTTGGGCAATTCCTACCTTCTTTACACTCAGTATGtatcaaggacagaggagccacccAGTAgagtcccctggagcagggatgaGGGGGCAAGGGGAAAGTTGGATGCCTGAGTTCTGTGAATGTCTCTGGCTCTTCTACCATTTCACTGGGGCACAGATGTGTTTGGTCGGATCAGTTCCCACTTTCTCTTGACGTCTCTGTTTAGACCCCTCTCCCTCTGGGGAGTCTTCCCCGATACCTCAAAGGGAAGTAACCCTTTCCCTATGCTGCCCTTGCACCGTGCACATTCTCTGCTTGGGACTTTTTACATTTGCCTCCTCCAGACTGGACTCCCTCGTAATCAGGGATTGTAGCTTGATCACAATTCAAGTCTCGGCTCCCACACATGGCAGATATTCAGTTCATGTTCCTTGGACAAATGTGTGAATGTCACCATATAGTTGGGAGTGAGATGGTAAGAAGGTATAAGGAAAAACAGTCGAGGAATCAGGTCCTTGAAGAGACAGGTGATTCCTCTGTAGATAAGCATGGCAGGTTGAGCAGAGAAGTTAATTAATTCTTCCTCCCTCCTGGCACCTCACGAAAACAAGAGTAGGTTATAAATTCTCGTGGACacagaaggagggaggagatggcaatgaaacaattttgaaaagacGCAGAAATATGCTCGTTGATGTAGCAGATCTGAGGAAACGTGAACCTGAACTAATGGGAAGTCCAGAAACAGACTCCCATTTTCAGAAACCAGAGGGGCCGGGTTCTGAAGGTGAGGGCAGGAAACAGGAGGATTGCCTGAAAGGCTACATAAAAACCAGAACTGATACACTGAGTGTGCAGGAAACAAATGAGCTGTTGTCACTCCAGGCCCTGTGACCCTTCCCCAGCCTGGCTGAAGACCTCAGATTTAC
This genomic interval carries:
- the PSMC4 gene encoding 26S proteasome regulatory subunit 6B, producing the protein MEEIGILVEKAQDEIPALSVSRPQTGLSFLGPEPEDLEDLYSRYKKLQQELEFLEVQEEYIKDEQKNLKKEFLHAQEEVKRIQSIPLVIGQFLEAVDQNTAIVGSTTGSNYYVRILSTIDRELLKPNASVALHKHSNALVDVLPPEADSSIMMLTSDQKPDVMYADIGGMDIQKQEVREAVELPLTHFELYKQIGIDPPRGVLMYGPPGCGKTMLAKAVAHHTTAAFIRVVGSEFVQKYLGEGPRMVRDVFRLAKENAPAIIFIDEIDAIATKRFDAQTGADREVQRILLELLNQMDGFDQNVNVKVIMATNRADTLDPALLRPGRLDRKIEFPLPDRRQKRLIFSTITSKMNLSEEVDLEDYVARPDKISGADINSICQESGMLAVRENRYIVLAKDFEKAYKTVIKKDEQEHEFYK